The Anabaena sp. WA102 genome contains a region encoding:
- a CDS encoding helix-turn-helix domain-containing protein: protein MTSGLKIPSNYYIKLITTFPPRPITNEDELIATQNQINSILDQGNITQDDRDYLKVLATLVYDYEQQHEIIPTLTGIALLQALLEESNLQPKDLVSILESELIVLDILNGKRQLTEKQIQDLAVFFQIDPTYLVA, encoded by the coding sequence ATGACGAGTGGTTTAAAAATTCCTAGTAACTACTATATAAAACTAATTACCACATTTCCTCCTCGACCAATTACCAATGAAGATGAATTAATTGCTACTCAAAATCAAATTAATTCTATTTTGGATCAAGGAAATATTACACAAGATGATCGAGACTATCTGAAGGTTCTTGCTACTCTTGTTTATGATTATGAACAACAACATGAAATAATACCTACCTTAACAGGTATAGCACTCCTTCAAGCTTTGTTAGAAGAATCTAATCTGCAACCAAAAGATTTAGTTTCTATCTTAGAAAGTGAGTTAATAGTTTTAGATATTCTTAATGGTAAACGCCAATTAACAGAAAAACAAATTCAAGATTTAGCTGTGTTTTTTCAGATTGATCCTACTTATTTAGTTGCATAA
- a CDS encoding B12-binding domain-containing radical SAM protein: MKALLIWPIMPNSFWSYQETIDLAGLRSTNPPLGLITVAAMLPSDWEFRLSDRNVRLETDADWEWCDIVIISAMIIQQQDFGELIRKGKALGKKVAVGGPFATSVPEFVLEAGADYLILDEGEITIPMFVEALEKGEEKGIFRATEKPDVTTTPLPRFDLLDLNAYIAMTVQFSRGCPFQCEFCDIITLFGRKPRTKTPEQILAELDALYQMGWWRYVFIVDDNFIGNKRNAKVFLRALIPWMEERNYPFALLTEASLNLAEDDELLELMVKAGFVQVFMGIETPDVDSLVGINKPQNTRNSLVESCHKITKAGLQIMSGFILGFDGEKPGAGKRIQEFVEATCIPQAHLNLLQALPNTAMWTRLQKEGRLRDGLGEFVGSQKALMNFVPTRPMSEIAEEFVDAFWNLYEPMPYLKRTFRHFMMMEGWRAKYERNLTKPEFQFLMSICWRQGFLRSTRFVFWQQLITMARQKPHLLYDYLIALGTGEHFFKFRHEVKAEIESELTEFQQQEQEQKVISLQLEPVSK; the protein is encoded by the coding sequence ATGAAAGCTTTATTAATCTGGCCGATAATGCCTAATTCTTTTTGGTCTTATCAGGAAACCATTGATTTAGCTGGGTTACGATCTACGAATCCCCCATTAGGGTTAATCACGGTGGCAGCAATGTTACCGAGTGATTGGGAATTCAGATTGAGCGATCGCAATGTCCGTCTAGAAACAGATGCAGATTGGGAATGGTGCGATATAGTCATCATTTCTGCAATGATCATTCAGCAACAGGATTTTGGTGAATTAATTAGAAAAGGTAAGGCGTTAGGTAAAAAAGTGGCAGTGGGTGGACCATTTGCCACATCTGTACCAGAATTTGTTCTTGAAGCCGGCGCAGATTATTTAATTTTAGATGAAGGGGAAATTACTATTCCCATGTTTGTAGAGGCTTTAGAAAAGGGAGAAGAAAAAGGGATTTTTCGCGCTACAGAAAAACCCGATGTCACCACAACCCCCTTACCTCGATTTGATTTATTAGACTTAAATGCTTATATAGCCATGACGGTGCAATTTTCCCGGGGTTGTCCATTCCAATGTGAATTTTGCGATATTATTACCCTTTTCGGTCGCAAACCCCGGACAAAAACCCCAGAACAAATCCTCGCCGAATTAGATGCTTTGTATCAGATGGGTTGGTGGCGTTATGTATTTATAGTTGATGATAACTTTATTGGCAATAAACGCAATGCTAAGGTCTTTCTAAGAGCATTAATTCCCTGGATGGAAGAACGTAATTATCCTTTTGCATTATTAACAGAAGCTTCTTTAAATTTAGCAGAAGATGACGAATTACTAGAACTAATGGTAAAAGCTGGTTTTGTGCAGGTGTTTATGGGAATTGAAACCCCTGATGTAGATAGTTTAGTCGGAATTAATAAACCACAAAATACCCGCAATTCCTTAGTTGAATCCTGCCATAAAATTACTAAAGCCGGATTACAAATTATGTCTGGTTTTATCTTAGGATTTGATGGTGAAAAACCAGGTGCAGGTAAACGGATTCAAGAGTTTGTAGAAGCAACTTGTATTCCCCAAGCCCATCTTAACTTATTGCAAGCATTACCCAATACAGCCATGTGGACTCGCTTGCAAAAAGAAGGACGGTTAAGGGATGGTTTAGGTGAATTTGTGGGTTCTCAAAAAGCCTTAATGAATTTTGTTCCCACTCGGCCAATGTCGGAAATTGCCGAGGAGTTTGTTGATGCTTTTTGGAATTTATATGAACCCATGCCCTACCTAAAACGGACTTTTCGGCATTTTATGATGATGGAAGGTTGGCGGGCTAAATATGAAAGAAATTTAACAAAACCAGAGTTCCAATTTTTAATGTCTATTTGTTGGCGACAGGGATTTTTGCGTTCTACACGGTTTGTTTTTTGGCAGCAATTAATAACAATGGCACGGCAAAAACCTCATCTATTATATGATTATTTAATTGCTTTGGGTACAGGTGAACATTTTTTCAAGTTCCGTCATGAAGTCAAGGCAGAAATAGAATCAGAATTGACAGAATTTCAGCAACAAGAACAAGAACAAAAAGTAATAAGTCTACAATTAGAACCTGTAAGTAAGTAA
- a CDS encoding type II toxin-antitoxin system HigB family toxin has protein sequence MRVISKKILRDFWEKHSLAESGLLLWYQRISDSQLEKFNDVRQIFPSADLVGNFTVFNIKGNHYRLITYIDYEYQLLFIRAVLTHAEYDKENWKNDEWFKNS, from the coding sequence ATGCGTGTTATTAGCAAAAAAATACTTAGGGACTTTTGGGAAAAGCACTCCCTAGCAGAATCAGGACTTTTACTATGGTATCAACGTATATCTGATTCTCAATTGGAAAAGTTTAATGATGTCAGACAAATTTTTCCATCAGCAGATTTAGTTGGTAACTTTACTGTTTTTAATATCAAAGGTAATCATTATCGTTTGATAACCTATATAGATTATGAGTATCAACTCTTATTTATACGTGCTGTACTCACTCATGCTGAATACGATAAGGAGAATTGGAAAAATGACGAGTGGTTTAAAAATTCCTAG